TGCTCCTTGGTTGGAGGTAGATCTGAGTCGTAAGATTCCGTCAGAGAGATTGAGTTTGGTCCTGATTGTagctttcttcttcaaaattttcttaatttggtCCTGACTGGAGTATTGTCTTCTTCTAGGTTCATCTTGTTGGGGATCCAATCCTCTTTGAAGAAATTAcaatcttttcttttccattgaTTAAGTATTTGTAATTGGATAGTCTTCAACTCTAGTTGTTAATGTTAATTTCTATAGGAAAGTTTCATGCTTTGGTCTAAAATCCTCCGATTCTCTTCTCTGTTGATTGAAATCTTCTTCTACTGGAGTTAACGAGTCACAACGCTGGGTTTGCGGACTCGAGCAGAAGATTTGCTTCAgttcttaattttttattttttttctggggAGCATCTTTCGGCCCTAAAATCCGTAAAAACCGGCCCAAAAAAAACAGACCGATCCTAACTCGGTCCCAGAACTTAAAACACACAATTTGGGCCCGGCCCCGAAAattgtgtagagagagagagagagaaactatttACCAgcataattaatatatatatatatatatatatatatatatacaaatatgtaGTCCTTTCATCAGCAGGATTCAAAGAAGCAAGTGAATTTCTTGAACTTCAGCCCCAAAACAACTAAACTCAAATTTTGAACTTttgagtagagagagagagagaaactatttACCAgcataattaatatatatatatatatatatatatatgtagtcctTTCATCAGCAGGATTCAAAGAAGCAAGTGAATTTCTTGAATTTCAGCTCTTCCTTCTAAGTTGATGAGAAGATGAGATGATTCCACAGGTTATGAAGGTCATTTAGATTGGATATTGACCTCTTTGATGCACTCGTTACCTACATGAGGATATGCCCAAGTCCATCAAATAGATTAAACAGAACCATCAAATAATTTCACTATAAGAACACACGATGGTCCCTTCAAAATTACAAGTTTCATTTTGTGCTCAGACATAAAAACCATTGTAAAATGGTACTGTTTATTATCTAATTATTTGAACTTCGAGCGTGCTTTTCTTTAATAGTCTCAAACACTCACCTGCACTGTATTATTGCCAAGATCCAGCAACCAAAATCCAATAATAAAGACAAAAGCTGCCCTTGTTCTGGTACCTTTGAAGGTTCTGCATTTTCTTACATGAGTTGGCTAACAGATCAGGAAGTTTTGCAATATAAAATACAAAGAATCAAAATAAAGCAACCGACCTGCAATGCTCGTATGTATCTACTAATAAGTATCCAATGTCTGGGCTTTAACAGTAGATGGCCTCTTTTTTTAAGCTGCAATAGATCAGGAAGCTTTGTCAGGGCTTAAGCAAAGCTTCTTCTCGAACATCAAAGCACTTTGGTAATTAAAtgcaggaaagaaagaaaagaattaaagaaagCACTACCTTTAGAGGTGGAGCAGAGTAAATGTATGATAGCAAGGATCCACCCAGAACAAGGTAAAAGACTATTGGGAAATCATGTCCTGCATAAAATGGACACCATTTCATCATCGAAATCCATCCAAATATGTTTACAAGAGCCAGTCCACCATTTACATTACTTACCCACACATCCAACATACCAGCTGAGACAAGACCTCCTAAAAGCAGTATCCAGATTTGAGTATAACCTGACGGAattcaagaaggaaaaaagaaaaaaagaaaaaaaataacaagatAAGAAAATTCAGTCACTACCGATGGTTATCCATACATAGTTCAGTGAGTTACATCGTTACCATTTAGTATCTAAACATATTAAGACAGAAGAGGTACAAGTACAATTGATAAATTTTTTGTTCCAACCAGGGATTTCAAATTTTCCACAGCCTCTTGCCCAAATTTCCTTTTCATTGAGCTAAGAAgatatattattttttgttcaTGGACATGCGTTAAAGTTTCCATGCCCCAGACCTAAATGTTAATAATGCAATCTACAATAGTCTAATACAAGTGCAAAAGGAGTTGAGAGACTTAGAGAGGTAGTATACACTATCCTTCTACTTTTAGTATTGCAATCACTAAGAGCACTTTGCAGATAAGAAACTCTGGGCCCTTTTCAATGGAAGATTGTAAAAAGAGAACGGGGGAGAACCCGTTAGACATAGTTTTCTAGGTGCAAAACCTATAGCTCCAAAGAAGTCAAATTCTCAGACTCACGTTGTTTGCTCACCAATTACTTCAATTGAAAACCCTAAGTTACTCAATtcaattgaaaaccctaaattacTCGATCAAATTACCAGTTACtcaattgaaaaccctaaaatcaccAATTACTCATTTCAATGCACAAACTACCTACCCTTGACAATTAAACTGAAACTCAGACCTTCAATTTCACACAAACAATAATTGAGGAAGAGATTGAAGTACCTGAAGTGGTCGATGGCGCCGGAGCAGTCTCTTTCATTCTTAACCATAGCCATTGCCCAGCACCAAATACCCTACCGAAACGCTTTGATAAACCAGAAGAACAGAGTGGGACAGTGATTCGATAAAGATATGGCAAATCGAGACACTTTGGGGACAAGTCTCCATAGGGGTGTTCTAGTTTCAAAAGAAATTGACAGAGCGAGAGAGGGCAACTACCATCGGTGGTGATACGAATTTGGAGGAGGAGTCATGGTGGCCGCCGCCGGGACTACCGTCGGTCTTTGCTGGAGAGGGTAGCGGcagatctgagagagagagagagagagagagagagtgtgtgtgtgtgtgtgtgtgtgaattgTGTGCGCGTGTATGTGATATGAAATTAGGTATACCAAGGACGTATTCGCAGGCATTCTAAAAAAAACATAGCACCTTTTTTCAATAGGTACACATCTGTGCCTTTTTATCAGTTTTGGGGACACATAGCTCATCTGTGCCCAACATATGTGTCCCCTTAGCCTTGTTTTCTAGTAGTGCTTTAATACTCATCCCCTTTTTTACTAAGTATGGTAAGGAGTATAAAATATGCTTTACAATCTTCTCATGCAACATTCCAATATATATAAGATGTACATGGACTTATTGTATCAATTAGGGCTGTAAATTGGCTCGAAACATTTCAAGTTCATTTCGTGTTTAGCTCATGTGAAAGAAACAAGCTGAGCTTAAGTCAATATTAAACTCAATAGGATAATCGAGCCGAGTTTAAACTATAGTACATTAGACTTGTAATGCTTGTGAGCAGCTTGTAtatctttagaaattaattaaCTAAGCTGGTGCCCAGCTCGTTTGCTAAAACTTTGCAGACCAAtagaatttttctaatttttcaacATCTTACATagataaatttaaaattgagtCAAATTCGAACTCGTTCCACAATTGAGTCGAACCGAGCCAAGCTcgagtttgaaaaaaaaaaaaaaaaaaacaatcaagcCTAGCCTAGTTTGAGCTTAAGCTGAACTTGATGTACTCTTTAATTATGCAGCTTAATTTTCTTGATGGCTTGTAATGTTGTTGTTTGATATGTAGACTATGGTATGGGAAGTGAGGTCTAAATGTATGGGAATGTTTACAGTTTTGGCATTCTTTTGTTAGAAATATTTCCCGAGAAGAGACCTACTGACCATATGTTTAGTAACGGTTGAACCTTTATAATTTTTTGAAGATGGCTTTACCTGCGAGAGCTACAGAAATTGCAAATTCACTACTTCATCCAGGAGTCGCCAATGACACTTCGGACGAAAAAATAGGGTGCTTGATACTTGGAATTGGACTTGTGTGTTCCACTGAGTTCCCTAGAGACCGGATGGTTATCAGTGATGTTGTATCGAAATTGCGTACCATTAGGGACACTCTCCCTGGATAGAAAGTTTTGCTATTATTTTTCATGTTGGTCACAAGCTTCAATTATTTCTTGTtctgtttcatttttgttgttCTTGCTTGTAAATTAGTCTTGTTGTTTCCCAGAATGAATGATCAATCATTGATAAAGCATTAATATTGATCAAATTAGTTATGTCACAAATTAGTCTTCTCTATaaatcaatctctctctctctctcaaaacaaaaaacaaaaaacaaaaaacaaaaaaagaaaagaaaaagaacacagCAATGATTTCCACATTATCCAGCCAGCCCAAGTCCCAAGATCATCAGGAGTAACTAATCATGAATGCATTATACAAGTATACATAATATTGGGAAAAATGTATATCACTGCCTAAAACAAGTTAATTAAAGTCCCATAGAATCAATTCGTACTATGAATCCACTATCTGTGTATTGATGTGTTCATCTGCATTGGATAATTTGTTAGAAAGGACCTTCTTATAAGTTGCATCAGCTGTCCTCTACTCAGGGATATAGCTGTGCTTATCTTTAGGACATGCCATCTATCTTTAAGGGACAAAATGAAGAATAATATAAGAGCAGCAGCTGAAGAAACGCCAGTAACAAGGAATAAACCTAGAAAGCTGCTGAGGTTAAGAGTACCGGGATTAGGACTATTCACTGCATCTGAGATCTGAAACCAGGCCTTTTCCATCTCTAAAAGCTTTCCTTCTTCTCTTAAAATTTCAATTTGCCTCGACATGTCACGGACTAATTTAGAACCTTTAGGAAAAACCTGAAAGCAAAAAAAGATGTCAGGAAATTGTTGCATATAATGAAAAACTAAACAATGCACGTGTGACTTTTAGGGTGACTCACAAAGCCAAAACCATTGGTAATTAACTTGGGTTTAATCATGGAGTAGTCAGCAGGATACTTTGCTAGGAAGATTTTGAGGTATGGGATCTCTTCGATGATAGCAGAAACACCACCATGCTTACTTCCTCTTGATAAAGCATCAGCAAATTGTTCAACTGTATGATACAACTTCTGCTTCGGCCCTCCAAAAATCACAAGGTCAGCTATATTGTTACCTCTTGAGTTTAAATTTATCTGTTTAACTGTCAGCATTGATGCTAAAGTTGCAGTATAACTGGATGTCAATATAAGCACTACAAAAACCCAGACGATCGTGACAAACTTGGCCAAGTTGTTCAACAACTTTTCCCCTGCAGCACTAGACAAATTCAGTTCTATAGTCTATGCAAGTTCAGAATTAAAACAAACTTGTATGATTTCTAATCATCGCCATTCGGCTACAACCAATAGCAGATTATAAACCTTAATGTCCCAAAACTGAAGTCCGCGCATCCATTTGAATGGTTGTAAGCTCATTTAGTTGAATAATTGTAAGCATCATCATATAGATTTGAGTCatgaacaaaagaaatcattttgATGAATATCACATGTAAAACCAGAAATACGAAAAAAAATGTCACTTCTCATTCCTTTCCTGATAAATCAGAAACTAATGAGATGGATCTGTCACAGAAGGGTACGTACTCTACTTTGTTTGACAGTCATGCTTCTAAATTTTATTAAAACAATGTCATGAATTTCAAATAATGTCTCAAGTCTTCATTTCTTATTCAAAAGCTATCACACATGGTGACAACTAATAACAACTAGAAATCAAATCACGAACAACATTCCAAAACATTGAATTGAGCATTGGGGCAGCAGGAAACTTGCAGAAACTAGAAGAGGTCAGATCGATAGAGCTAGAGCACTTACTGTGAGAAAACACAAGGGTTGAGAAGGAGAACCAGAATATTGTTCCAAGTTGTTGCGATGTTGATCCCTGGAACTCTTGGTTGACAGGACGCTCAATtatccacacaacaaaacccgttAGGATAAAAAAACCACCACTTGTCATCCAAAGATTTGCTGACAGAGGTTCCAAGAAAACCCACTTGTTTTCCTTTTCATTCCGTACTAAGATTCCCACACCCATGTCAGTAAATGGTATTGTAAAATCAACATACAAAGATCTATTCTGTGTGATCGTTATATCTCCAGCAACAGCATCATATGTCTGGTTTATATACATCCCAATTTGTCGTAAGTAAATGcacaaatcaaacaagaacTGAATTAAGAGTAATTAGATCTACAAGGATATAAATCTAGACTCAAAGAAGCATAAAAATTTAATGTCAACTtgaaaacttggttcaactgtAACAGTTTAAAGTAAAGTCAACAAAATGTTTTTTTTCATGTAAGTATGAAAGACACCACCAACATGACTTGATACACTCCTATATTTGATATAGATCTAGTATCAATAGATAATACAATAACCATTGGTATCTTTGTATAATGGTAACTTACTAGCTTTAATCAAGTGTTAAAAGACACAGGTAGCCATTTCGATGTGTTCACAATTTTCTTTAGCACTTAGCTTCCCTCTCATGGTCAGGCATGTTTGTACTAATATAGAGaagaaggaaaaccaaaaaaaaaaacaaacatgaATCTAGACAACTGGAATACTGATATAGGCCACATTACATTGTTGCAAACAGTTAATCCACAGAATATGAAACAACGTGATAAAACTCTGTGATTTTCAAATCAAGCATACCTGTAGATAAACCTTGTGAACTAGATCGTTGTACCCCCCAACTAACACGGAATCGTCAAATGGAATAAACTCATAATGTACTTTATAAGGCAATCCTCTAATTGCAGCTTCGAATACGTCTATACAGAAGCCTGTAACATGAGTTCTAttgctttgttgatcatgcTCCACACGCACAAGTTCCTTGAACCCTATTTTTACTGGAACCCCAACTTTTAGTTTAATTCCACTCAGTCTCCTCTTGGAACTTCTCACGATGGTTGATGATCCTCCAGGCCATATGATTGTTTCCAGATGGTTTGTGGAAAGTTCATTCCTTCTGTTACCAAGTGGGAGTGACTCTTTcgtgattttttcttcttcataaggCCAAAATCCAACTCTTCTGACCCCTGTTCCGATTACGTTCACTATCTCAAATCCACTTGAAATCAAGCTCCCATTTGGATATCGAACTTCACCACTTAACCCTTTAAATCTAGTTTGCAGAATCCCTCTAAAAAGGTCAACTCCATGCTTGGAGGATCCAGTAGTAGAACTTTTGATTCTTGTCCTCTCAACTGCTTCTGATAGAGCCCAAGTTGCATCATATGCCCAGATTCCATCTGCACTTAACTCCCTACCTAGTTCCATATCAGGCTCCtcaatgtaaaattttctcctGATTCTGGAAGTAAGTTTGTGGAGGTTGGTTGAAGCCGGAATATAAGACTTGAAACCCAGAACTCCTTGCATAGACTCAATGACAGATAAGTCCATGGATTGCAAGAAATTCATACTAGTTGATGTCACAATCCAGGCATACCCTTCTCTCATCATTCCTAACCTTTTTGCATTTAAGAATAGGCGAGGCATGAGCACATGGGAAATATGCACCAAAATTATCCTAGTCTTCAATATCATGAGCTTGTGGAGCTCCTCAATGATTTGTTGATTTGTTGAGGAGGCAGATATGGAACTCTTATATGAAATATAGACATTTTTCTCTTGGAAAGAACTAATCAAAGATGGAATGATGTTGTATGCATATTTTGTGCTCTCATATAGAAGGATAACATCCTTCCATTTGTATGTTTTAATAAGGGAAACAATTCCCATAACCTGAGAAGTTTCATCCTGTCTGATCTCAATGAAGAAGGGATATCTATGAGTcagaggaggagaaggaatAGGTTGAGACAGAGACAATACTGGGACTTCAACTCCTCCTAATTCTTCCAATAGGTCTGCTTCCATTCTTGGTTCTGCACTAATTATTGCTTCCACTTTGATGTTATCCAACAGACTAACAGCTGCATTGGATAGCAAGTGGAGGGTAAAATGACTAGGAATTTGTTAGAGCTAACTATTGATTCTTTATACAAATATATGCATAATAAGAATGCAAAAACAAGTATATAAGGACTGCAACTCTCTGCTTGTAGTTATTCAAGGTTAAAAAATTCTGAGCCGTTCTTCCATCTCCCCTGTTTCTAGAAACCATTTGGAAACATTATTACAAAGTTTTTTTAAAGATGGAGAAGAAAACAACAAGAAAGTGGCGATAGATATGAATGAACGAGGGGCacacgcgcgcgcgcacacacacacagagtcatAATCAAGAATAGCTTACCAGCTGATAGAGCATGTAGAGCTTTTCCATGGGAATCCCTACTGTGGAGAACTACTCTTGTGCTGTAGTTGTTGTGCAGATTGTAGAAATCAGACAGGGCCATTGAAATGCAACTGAGAACAAGTTTTGCTTCCCTTGATCCCATATCAAGAATCACACCAACGTCAACCTCGTCCACAACACTAGGACTGTTGTAATGCACTTTTTCATCAACTTCAGCACAACCCAGGAAGCAAAATAATATGCAGAGTGAAATTCCATACATTTGAGCCATACAGAAAAACTAATCTATTGTTCTTGAGCAGTTTAGCATGAACCTAATCGGCGAACTATAtgtgtgttgtgtgtgtgtggacaATGTGTATACTTGCTAGTTTCAATTTTcaacagaaacaaaagcaaGAAAGTCCTTTACACCACGGCATTTGAAAGCGTGTTGCCTGGTTTAGATTACTTAGAAAGACCAGTCACTTAAATTTGCCAACCATCATATCACTGTAAAATGCAAACAAAATGAGGTTCAAACCACTGTTAAAGCAACACGACTTTTCTGAACAAATGTTTGCCTCCATACAACAAGGGAACATATAGACATAGTTACCCTTCTGTTTCTGGGTTATaatagtccaaaaaaaaaaagtttgaaaaTTCAATCTATAATTTCTTGAATGTATAAAATTTCAAACATTGAACAACTAGGCGGTTGGAAGATCAGTACCTTCCAGAGAGCTCAAATAAAAACAACATTAACGGAGAGAAAGATAAGTTTGAAACTATTCACTGGCGACTAAGTTGAGTCGTTTTTTTCATTAACTATCTGGGGACTAGAGAATAGGAAGATGGGATTTGAAGCTTTTGAACCGATCATCGATACAGCGACCCAAATGTGACTGCAGGTGTCGGAGTGGAGACCATGATTTTTCCGTGGATTCACAGCCTCGACTTAACCATTGAATACactttcttggttgactgatTGCGACTCCTTTGCGTATGCACTCCACAACATTTTATGCGGTGAATCTGTGAAATTAAGTCTCGTGACTATTCATTGAGGTCATCATCTCCAACTCATTAGTTTTATATATAAGGtcttgtttaagtataatgtatttgagagagattgatgagagagatgtgttcttattattgagaataggagccctatatatagggattacaaagtgctagttctaatgttacaaggaataccaatccgtgtaggattgggaaatctagaaccttctctcctattgctactcctagtttgataaggcacactaaatcgatattccttcaacactcccccttgtgccgcttcaaacttggtggtgacgcttcatccgttgcctcgttaaaaaccttgccaggtaacaaaaaccctgtgggataaaaataaccctggtcgaaggacaaaaagagcacaacacgtccttcactcttcgagatcgaacatgtagacatcataactccccctgatgtcgatatctccccctgattgctataatcgtgggagttcggataactttctcaatccgatgctcttcacatgtttctcgaaggtggatttaggtaacgacttagtgaataagtccgctacattatcctctgatcggatttgattcacttcaatccataggagtgattgttgttgctgattataaaagaacttaggcgatatatgcttggtgttgtcgcccttgatgaaacctaacttcatttgttcaatacaagctgcattatcctcataaatgcatgtaggttcatttgtggtagacttcaaaccacaacttccttgaatgtgtcgaattacggaccttagccatacacattcacgtacagcttcatgtagagcaataatctctgcatgatttgaggaagtagcaacaagggtctgttttgtagacctccaagatatcgcagtgcttcccatggtaaagacataaccagtttgggagcgacctttgtgagggtcagagaggtaccctgcatcagcaaaacccatcaagacatcattgtcgttttgatggagggagataggagaatgccggccaccatgagcggtggcggcgccggcggcggcaacatggccggcggccattccatggacgggggcgttttgcctcttggggtccaatcccaattttccgtcattccttttctctctgtagggatagaataggcccatatcaatcgtacctcttaggtatcgaaagattgtctttataccaatccaatggcggcgtgttggcgcagagctatgtcgagctgacaagttcactgcgaatgagatatccggtcttgtgcattgagctaagtacaataatgcgcctattgcactcaaatagggcacctcggcctctaatggttcttcgtcctcatcccttggacgaaacggatcttttccgggctcaagactacggccgatcatgggagtactcgtaggctttgctttatcttcattaaagcgccttaggattttctgagtatatgcagactgatggatcaagattccatcactacggtgctcgagttctaaaccgagacaaaaccgtgttttcccaagatctttcatctcaaattcggatttcaagtatttagcagttaccttcaactcatctagagttcaaattaggttcatgtcatcgacataaactgctacgattgcaaatccggaacttgttcttttaatgaacacgcatgggcatatttcattgttaatatatcccttcccaatcaagtagtcacttagacggttataccacatccgtccggattgttttaatccatatagtgagcgttttaatcttattgaaaacgcgctccgtggtttagagccacttgatttgggtaattgaagtccatctggaaccttcatatatatctctgaatctagatccccatagagatatgctgtaaccacatccataagctgcatgtcaagtttttcggaaactaccaaactgacaaggtagcggaacgttataacgtccattacgggagaatatgtctcctcgtagtcaattccagggcgttgtgagaaaccttgcgccacaaggcgggctttgtatctaacaacctcgtttttctcattacgctttctaacaaagacccatttatggccaacaggctttacacttgggggtgtctgcgttacaggcccaaatacctgtctctttgttagtgaatccaattcaacctggattgcatctttccatttaggccaatccactctttgttgacattcttcaacagagcgaggttcgatatcatcaattctataattccttttgcaatatgatatgcaaatgcatcatcaatcgccatagaatttctatccatcatctcatgtacactagtgtaatttatggagatctctctattctctggagttggttctgacattggagcgtcccccaatgatgtctcttggacataaccataatccggaatattctcatgagatggattatttacatcgatgattaatggattattttgtgccgaactcgctttctttcttgggcgagaatccatcgaacctatgggcctcccgcgcttcttggcgggagccgtgggcctagccacaacgtcaccatcattgagagataggacattggcgccatgctcatgcattcttgagttggcgtcatgtcctctacttttagggacatcaatccttgcaggcacgtttgcagcaggtatgtgtgatctcgtcactttagcgatatcagaaaacgcatcaggcatcgaatctgcta
This portion of the Rosa chinensis cultivar Old Blush chromosome 1, RchiOBHm-V2, whole genome shotgun sequence genome encodes:
- the LOC112182542 gene encoding uncharacterized protein LOC112182542 encodes the protein MAMVKNERDCSGAIDHFRLYSNLDTAFRRSCLSWYVGCVGHDFPIVFYLVLGGSLLSYIYSAPPLKLKKRGHLLLKPRHWILISRYIRALQNLQRYQNKGSFCLYYWILVAGSWQ
- the LOC112187140 gene encoding glutamate receptor 1.4, whose amino-acid sequence is MAQMYGISLCILFCFLGCAEVDEKVHYNSPSVVDEVDVGVILDMGSREAKLVLSCISMALSDFYNLHNNYSTRVVLHSRDSHGKALHALSAAVSLLDNIKVEAIISAEPRMEADLLEELGGVEVPVLSLSQPIPSPPLTHRYPFFIEIRQDETSQVMGIVSLIKTYKWKDVILLYESTKYAYNIIPSLISSFQEKNVYISYKSSISASSTNQQIIEELHKLMILKTRIILVHISHVLMPRLFLNAKRLGMMREGYAWIVTSTSMNFLQSMDLSVIESMQGVLGFKSYIPASTNLHKLTSRIRRKFYIEEPDMELGRELSADGIWAYDATWALSEAVERTRIKSSTTGSSKHGVDLFRGILQTRFKGLSGEVRYPNGSLISSGFEIVNVIGTGVRRVGFWPYEEEKITKESLPLGNRRNELSTNHLETIIWPGGSSTIVRSSKRRLSGIKLKVGVPVKIGFKELVRVEHDQQSNRTHVTGFCIDVFEAAIRGLPYKVHYEFIPFDDSVLVGGYNDLVHKVYLQTYDAVAGDITITQNRSLYVDFTIPFTDMGVGILVRNEKENKWVFLEPLSANLWMTSGGFFILTGFVVWIIERPVNQEFQGSTSQQLGTIFWFSFSTLVFSHREKLLNNLAKFVTIVWVFVVLILTSSYTATLASMLTVKQINLNSRGNNIADLVIFGGPKQKLYHTVEQFADALSRGSKHGGVSAIIEEIPYLKIFLAKYPADYSMIKPKLITNGFGFVFPKGSKLVRDMSRQIEILREEGKLLEMEKAWFQISDAVNSPNPGTLNLSSFLGLFLVTGVSSAAALILFFILSLKDRWHVLKISTAISLSRGQLMQLIRRSFLTNYPMQMNTSIHR